The following coding sequences are from one Patagioenas fasciata isolate bPatFas1 chromosome 23, bPatFas1.hap1, whole genome shotgun sequence window:
- the LOC139825526 gene encoding olfactory receptor 14J1-like — MSNSSSITQFLLLPFTDTRELQLLHFWLFLGIYLAALLGNGLIITTIAWDQHLHTPMYFFLLNLALLDLGAISITVPKSLANSLRDTRVISYAGCAAQVFSFFFLFAAEYSLLTIMSYDRYVAICKPLHYGTLLGSRACVHMAAAAWATGFLNALLHTANTFSLPLCKGNALGQFFCEIPQILKLSCSHSYLRELGLLLVSACLFSMCFIFVVLSYVQIFRAVLRIPSEQGRHKAFSTCLPHLAVVSLFLSTGMFAYLKPPSISSPSMDLVVSVLYSVVPPAVNPLIYSMRNQELKDALWKLMTGFLLNL; from the coding sequence atgtccaacagcagctccatcacccagttcctcctcctgccgttcacagacacacgggagctgcagctcttgcacttctggctcttcctgggcatctacctggctgccctgctgggcaacggcctcatcatcaccaccatagcctgggaccagcatctccacacccccatgtacttcttcctgctcaacctcgccctcctcgacctgggtgccatctccatcactgtccccaagtccttggccaaCTCTCTgcgggataccagggtcatttcctatgcaggatgtgctgcacaggtcttctctttttttttcttgtttgctgcagaatattctctcctcaccatcatgtcctacgaccgctacgttgccatctgcaaacccctgcactacgggaccctcctgggcagcagagcttgtgtccacatggcagcagctgcctgggccactgggtttctcaatgctctgctgcacacggccaatacattttcactgcccctgtgcaagggcaatgccctgggccagttcttctgtgaaatcccccagatcctcaagctctcctgctcacactcctacctcagggaacttgggctgcttttggttagtgcctgtttattttctatgtgtttcattttcgttgtactgtcctatgtgcagatcttcagggccgtgctgaggatcccctctgagcagggacggcacaaagccttttccacctgcctccctcacctggccgtggtctccctgtttctcagcactggcatgtttgcctacctgaagcccccatcgatctcctccccatccatggatctggtggtgtctgttctgtactcggtggtgcctccagcagtgaaccccctcatctacagcatgaggaaccaggagctcaaggatgccctgtggaaactgatgactggatttcttctgaacctataa